A genomic stretch from Cloacibacterium caeni includes:
- a CDS encoding cation diffusion facilitator family transporter: MSHSHDHGHSHVPALDLNSKKLRNAFYIGIFLNSVFVIIEAAVGWSQNSLALLSDAGHNLSDVVSLILALIAFKLMYSKATQSYTYGYKKVTVLVALLNALILFAAVGGIIFEAVFRFYNPQPLQGKVMAIVAFIGIIINALTAYFFMKDKDKDLNIKGAYLHMAADALVSLGVVIAGVVIIFTNWFWLDSVMSIVIALVILYGTWSLFTQSLKLALDGVPEGVDFNKLKEQILGIEGVKDFKHLHIWALSTTENALTAHLQVDKSLSLDQIENLKDKVKHELEHYNVHHSTLEIYFNDREFKEEEML; the protein is encoded by the coding sequence ATGTCGCATTCTCACGATCACGGTCATAGTCACGTTCCGGCGCTAGATTTAAACTCTAAAAAACTAAGAAACGCTTTTTACATTGGGATTTTCCTTAATTCTGTTTTTGTTATTATAGAAGCAGCGGTAGGTTGGTCTCAGAATTCATTGGCGTTGCTTTCAGATGCGGGGCATAATCTCAGTGATGTAGTGAGTTTGATTTTGGCTCTCATTGCCTTTAAATTAATGTATTCTAAAGCTACACAATCTTATACTTACGGTTACAAGAAAGTGACGGTTTTGGTGGCTTTGCTTAATGCTTTAATCCTTTTTGCGGCAGTTGGCGGAATTATTTTCGAAGCGGTTTTTAGATTTTACAATCCTCAACCTTTGCAAGGAAAAGTAATGGCAATTGTTGCGTTTATTGGGATTATCATCAATGCGTTGACTGCTTATTTTTTCATGAAAGATAAAGACAAAGACCTCAATATTAAAGGTGCTTATTTACACATGGCTGCAGATGCTTTGGTGAGTTTGGGTGTGGTAATTGCAGGTGTTGTGATTATCTTTACCAATTGGTTTTGGTTAGATTCTGTGATGAGTATTGTGATTGCTTTGGTTATTCTCTACGGAACTTGGAGTTTGTTTACTCAAAGTCTAAAATTGGCTCTTGATGGAGTTCCGGAAGGAGTAGATTTCAATAAATTAAAGGAACAAATACTAGGAATAGAAGGGGTAAAAGATTTTAAGCATCTTCATATTTGGGCATTAAGTACCACAGAAAATGCGCTTACTGCACATCTTCAAGTAGATAAAAGTCTTTCTCTAGACCAGATTGAAAATCTAAAAGATAAAGTAAAACACGAGCTAGAACATTATAATGTACACCATTCTACTTTAGAAATTTATTTTAATGATAGAGAATTCAAAGAAGAGGAAATGCTGTAA
- a CDS encoding NAD(P)(+) transhydrogenase (Re/Si-specific) subunit beta, producing MGLLTILYLIGSVTFILGLKMLSNPATARKGNLLAAAGMVVAILGTIFLYQDEEGQKLGNYGWIFGGILIGTIVGALAAKKVKMTAMPQMVSLFNGMGGACAALISLVEFNHLSHNTTGEVNLGTLSIILLGLIIGSVSFAGSMIAWGKLNGNIKKDFAFPGQQFVNIAILLAILGLSVYLVMTLSPENAYLFYVIFGLSTLYGLLFVFPIGGADMPVVISLLNSFTGVAAACGGFLYDNKVMLTGGILVGAAGTLLTILMCNAMNRSLLNVLIGSFGGGAKSSGGTSPSGGTVKEITLSDTAVLMTYASKVMIVPGYGLAVAQAQHACHELEKLLESKGVDVFYAIHPVAGRMPGHMNVLLAETDVPYEKLMEMEQANEEFSTADVVLILGANDVVNPAAKEDTSSPIYGMPILEVELAKNVIVNKRSMKPGYAGIENELFYRPKTSMLFGDAKKVLQDLISEIKNL from the coding sequence ATGGGACTACTTACAATATTATACCTCATTGGTTCAGTAACCTTTATTTTAGGGTTAAAAATGCTCTCGAATCCAGCTACTGCTAGAAAAGGAAATTTATTAGCAGCAGCAGGAATGGTAGTAGCCATTTTAGGAACTATTTTTCTTTATCAAGATGAAGAAGGTCAAAAATTAGGAAATTACGGTTGGATTTTTGGCGGAATCCTCATCGGAACAATCGTGGGAGCACTAGCTGCCAAAAAAGTGAAAATGACAGCAATGCCACAAATGGTGAGCCTTTTCAACGGAATGGGAGGAGCTTGTGCCGCTTTAATTTCTTTGGTTGAATTCAATCATTTATCACACAATACTACTGGCGAAGTAAATTTAGGAACACTTTCTATTATCCTTTTAGGATTAATCATTGGTTCTGTATCATTTGCAGGAAGTATGATTGCTTGGGGAAAACTGAATGGAAACATTAAAAAAGATTTTGCTTTTCCTGGTCAGCAATTCGTGAATATCGCTATTCTATTGGCTATTTTAGGATTATCAGTGTATTTGGTAATGACTCTCAGTCCAGAAAACGCTTATTTATTCTATGTTATTTTTGGATTATCTACGCTTTACGGATTACTTTTCGTATTCCCAATTGGTGGCGCAGATATGCCTGTTGTAATTTCTTTGTTAAATTCATTTACGGGAGTTGCCGCAGCTTGTGGAGGATTTTTGTATGACAACAAAGTAATGTTAACTGGTGGTATTTTGGTAGGAGCAGCTGGAACTTTATTAACCATTTTAATGTGCAACGCCATGAATCGTTCTTTATTGAATGTATTGATTGGTTCATTTGGAGGTGGCGCAAAATCTTCTGGCGGAACTTCTCCTTCTGGTGGAACTGTGAAAGAAATCACGTTGAGCGATACAGCAGTTCTCATGACTTATGCCAGCAAAGTAATGATTGTTCCTGGTTATGGTTTAGCAGTAGCTCAAGCTCAACACGCTTGTCATGAATTAGAAAAATTATTAGAAAGCAAAGGTGTAGATGTTTTCTACGCGATACACCCAGTTGCTGGTAGAATGCCGGGACACATGAACGTACTTTTGGCAGAAACCGATGTTCCTTATGAAAAATTAATGGAAATGGAACAAGCCAATGAAGAATTCTCAACTGCAGATGTAGTGCTCATTTTAGGAGCAAATGACGTAGTAAACCCTGCTGCAAAAGAAGACACATCCTCTCCTATTTACGGAATGCCTATTTTAGAAGTTGAATTGGCTAAAAACGTTATCGTAAACAAACGTAGTATGAAGCCTGGTTACGCAGGAATTGAAAATGAATTATTCTACAGACCAAAAACTTCAATGCTTTTCGGAGATGCGAAAAAAGTTTTACAAGACCTAATCTCTGAGATTAAAAATCTGTAA
- a CDS encoding NAD(P) transhydrogenase subunit alpha produces MNIIEWISQYQQIIYIVILMIFVGIEVIGHVPSVLHTPLMSGANAIHGVVIIGAIIVMGKAEPDNYLALVLGFLGVILGTLNVVGGFVVTDRMLEMFSKKKK; encoded by the coding sequence ATGAATATTATAGAGTGGATTTCTCAATACCAACAAATCATCTACATTGTAATTCTGATGATTTTTGTAGGAATTGAAGTGATAGGTCATGTACCTAGTGTACTACACACTCCTCTAATGAGTGGCGCAAATGCGATTCACGGAGTAGTGATTATTGGGGCAATTATTGTAATGGGAAAAGCCGAACCAGACAATTATTTGGCATTAGTTTTAGGTTTTCTAGGAGTGATTTTAGGAACACTTAATGTGGTAGGAGGTTTTGTAGTAACAGACCGAATGCTGGAAATGTTTAGTAAAAAGAAAAAATAG
- a CDS encoding Re/Si-specific NAD(P)(+) transhydrogenase subunit alpha produces MIIGVLKEPSFETRVSLLAESAAALIKKGNKLIVESGAGDKSFNNNQEYEKVGAEIKSRAEVLEQADILLSIHPLQDEDFPKISSKILLGVYQPLANGENVIKSIERKITTFSLDMLPRTTRAQAMDVLSSQANIAGYKAVLLAANSYGRYFPMFMTAAGSIAPAKVLILGAGVAGLQAIATAKRLGAVVEVFDTRPAVKEEVMSLGAKFVEVEGAADASTAGGYAVEQTEEYKQKQQQRIAESVTKSDIIITTAQIPGKKAPILITEEMLNSMRNGSVIIDLAASTGGNTPFTKNNETVNYNGVFIIGNSSLQSTMPSDASKLYGKNMVNFLQLIIDKDANLNLNWEDDLVKGACITHNGEIINDRVKSILSPSMNN; encoded by the coding sequence ATGATTATAGGTGTATTAAAAGAACCTTCTTTCGAAACAAGAGTTTCTTTACTTGCAGAATCTGCAGCAGCACTCATTAAAAAAGGAAATAAACTCATAGTAGAATCTGGCGCAGGTGATAAATCCTTTAATAATAACCAAGAATATGAAAAAGTTGGCGCAGAAATTAAATCTAGAGCCGAAGTATTAGAACAAGCAGACATTTTATTGTCTATTCATCCTCTTCAAGATGAAGATTTTCCTAAAATTAGTTCTAAAATTCTCTTGGGAGTTTATCAACCCCTTGCTAACGGAGAAAACGTTATTAAATCTATTGAAAGAAAAATTACCACTTTTTCTCTTGACATGCTTCCTAGAACGACCAGAGCACAAGCAATGGACGTATTAAGTTCTCAAGCTAATATTGCAGGTTACAAAGCAGTTTTACTCGCCGCTAATTCTTACGGAAGATATTTCCCAATGTTTATGACCGCTGCTGGAAGCATTGCTCCTGCTAAAGTTCTTATTTTAGGAGCTGGAGTTGCTGGTTTACAAGCAATTGCTACCGCAAAAAGATTAGGCGCTGTAGTAGAGGTTTTCGATACAAGACCTGCTGTAAAAGAAGAAGTAATGAGCTTAGGTGCTAAATTTGTAGAAGTGGAAGGCGCTGCAGATGCCAGTACAGCTGGTGGTTATGCAGTAGAACAAACCGAAGAATACAAACAAAAGCAACAACAACGAATCGCTGAAAGTGTTACAAAATCGGATATTATCATCACCACAGCACAAATTCCTGGAAAAAAAGCTCCGATTTTAATTACCGAAGAAATGCTCAATTCTATGAGAAATGGCTCTGTAATTATAGATTTAGCTGCTTCTACTGGTGGTAATACTCCATTTACTAAAAATAACGAAACGGTAAATTATAACGGTGTTTTTATTATAGGAAATTCTTCTCTACAATCTACCATGCCTTCAGACGCAAGTAAATTGTACGGAAAAAATATGGTGAACTTCTTACAACTCATCATTGACAAAGACGCAAACCTTAACCTCAACTGGGAAGACGATTTGGTAAAAGGCGCTTGTATCACACACAATGGCGAAATTATTAACGATAGAGTAAAATCTATCCTTTCTCCTTCAATGAATAACTAA
- a CDS encoding 1,4-dihydroxy-2-naphthoyl-CoA synthase has protein sequence MNIDWKTAKEYEDITYKKCNGVARIAINRPEVRNAFRPKTTSELYDAFYDAYEDSSIGVVLLTGEGPSPKDGGHAFCSGGDQKARGHQGYVGDDGRHRLNILEVQRLIRFMPKVVIAVVNGWAVGGGHSLHVVCDLTLASEEHAIFKQTDADVTSFDGGYGSAYLAKMVGQKKAREIFFLGRNYSAKEAEDMGMVNAVIPHAELEETSYQWAQEILAKSPTSIRMLKFAMNLTDDGMVGQQVFAGEATRLAYMTEEAKEGRNAFLEKRKPDFGDNQWIS, from the coding sequence ATGAATATAGATTGGAAAACGGCTAAAGAATACGAAGATATCACGTACAAAAAGTGCAATGGAGTAGCGAGAATTGCTATCAACAGACCAGAAGTAAGAAATGCTTTTCGTCCTAAAACTACTTCAGAATTGTATGATGCTTTTTATGATGCTTATGAAGATTCTAGCATTGGTGTAGTTTTATTAACGGGTGAAGGTCCAAGTCCTAAAGATGGCGGTCATGCGTTCTGTAGTGGTGGCGACCAGAAAGCTCGTGGTCATCAAGGTTATGTAGGTGATGATGGAAGACATCGTCTCAATATTTTAGAAGTTCAAAGATTGATTCGTTTCATGCCAAAAGTAGTGATTGCTGTGGTAAACGGTTGGGCAGTTGGTGGTGGTCACTCACTTCATGTGGTTTGTGATTTGACTTTAGCAAGTGAAGAACATGCAATTTTCAAACAAACCGATGCAGATGTTACCAGCTTCGATGGTGGTTACGGTTCAGCATATTTAGCAAAAATGGTAGGTCAGAAAAAAGCTAGAGAAATTTTCTTTTTAGGAAGAAATTATTCTGCCAAAGAAGCCGAAGATATGGGAATGGTAAATGCGGTGATTCCTCACGCTGAGTTAGAAGAAACTTCTTATCAATGGGCGCAAGAAATCTTAGCAAAATCGCCAACATCTATCAGAATGCTGAAATTTGCGATGAATCTTACGGATGACGGAATGGTTGGTCAACAAGTTTTCGCGGGTGAAGCAACCAGATTAGCTTATATGACTGAAGAAGCCAAAGAAGGCAGAAACGCATTTTTAGAAAAACGTAAACCAGATTTCGGAGATAATCAGTGGATTTCATAA
- the menA gene encoding 1,4-dihydroxy-2-naphthoate octaprenyltransferase, with protein MIDWIKAARLRTLPLSISGIIMGSFIARWKLLEQGKTWDWTIFALALLVTLLYQVLSNFANDYGDGVKGTDQNRIGEAEQRAVASGKISAKQMRNAMFLFAFLSLVATLVLLYKAFFPDFINEFYTFIGLGVACILAAIGYTVGKKPYGYLGLGDLMVFIFFGLVSVCGSYFLFTKTFDWDMLLPASAIGLLSGAVLNLNNMRDIENDEKSGKKTLALRLGFKNAMIYEMVILMLPPILVLIYMMMNGLQEQGKYYAFIFFITVFPLTAMRRKMMEVKEPKELDPFLKQLGIITLLMSVLVAFGLNYFA; from the coding sequence ATGATTGATTGGATAAAAGCAGCTCGTCTGCGTACTTTACCGCTTTCTATTAGCGGAATTATTATGGGTTCTTTCATTGCAAGATGGAAACTCCTAGAACAAGGAAAAACTTGGGACTGGACTATTTTTGCTTTGGCACTTTTGGTGACTTTACTGTATCAAGTTTTGTCGAATTTCGCCAATGATTATGGAGATGGTGTAAAAGGAACCGACCAAAACAGAATAGGAGAGGCAGAACAACGTGCGGTAGCTTCTGGTAAAATTTCTGCAAAGCAAATGCGAAACGCTATGTTTTTGTTTGCCTTTTTATCATTGGTGGCGACTTTAGTTTTGTTGTACAAAGCATTTTTCCCTGATTTTATTAATGAATTTTACACTTTTATAGGATTGGGAGTTGCTTGTATTTTAGCGGCAATTGGTTATACTGTTGGCAAAAAACCTTATGGTTATCTTGGTTTAGGAGATCTAATGGTTTTTATCTTTTTCGGGCTGGTTTCTGTGTGCGGAAGTTACTTTCTATTCACTAAAACTTTTGATTGGGATATGCTTTTACCAGCTTCTGCAATAGGTTTGCTTAGTGGTGCCGTTCTTAATCTCAACAATATGAGAGATATTGAAAATGACGAAAAATCTGGTAAAAAAACGCTTGCATTAAGATTAGGTTTTAAAAATGCGATGATTTATGAAATGGTTATTTTGATGCTTCCACCGATTTTGGTTTTGATTTATATGATGATGAATGGTTTACAAGAACAAGGAAAATATTACGCTTTTATTTTCTTTATTACTGTTTTTCCTTTGACTGCTATGCGCAGAAAAATGATGGAAGTAAAAGAACCAAAAGAATTAGACCCATTCTTAAAACAATTAGGAATCATTACTTTATTAATGAGTGTTTTGGTAGCTTTTGGATTGAATTATTTTGCGTAA
- a CDS encoding metal-dependent hydrolase has product MKIKFLGQNCFLFTYNGKNILSDPFYNFQKEQTGFDISAQKIDYVLITHAHGDHVADVREVLQHHPDATVIGQPEICGYFNHPNSIDINYGGSAKFDNLKISMVPAHHTSSFPDGTYGGQPCGYMFRFQGKNLYFAGDTGVMADMELFPRLFGEITAAILPIGSHYTMCARKASFAAAELLKTKRVIGCHFDTFEPIKINHDSAKQLFTERNIEFSIPELGEEFKV; this is encoded by the coding sequence ATGAAAATAAAATTCCTCGGACAAAACTGTTTTTTGTTCACCTATAACGGTAAAAACATCCTTTCTGATCCTTTTTATAATTTTCAGAAAGAGCAAACAGGATTTGATATTTCCGCACAAAAAATTGATTATGTGCTCATTACTCACGCTCATGGCGATCATGTTGCAGATGTAAGAGAAGTATTGCAACATCATCCAGATGCTACGGTAATTGGTCAACCAGAAATTTGTGGTTATTTCAATCACCCGAATTCTATTGACATTAATTACGGAGGTTCTGCAAAGTTCGATAACCTAAAAATTTCTATGGTTCCTGCGCATCACACATCAAGTTTTCCAGATGGAACTTATGGCGGTCAACCTTGCGGATATATGTTTAGATTCCAAGGTAAAAACTTATATTTTGCGGGAGATACAGGTGTAATGGCAGATATGGAGTTATTTCCAAGACTTTTTGGGGAAATTACAGCAGCTATTCTTCCAATTGGTTCACATTATACCATGTGTGCAAGAAAAGCGAGTTTTGCAGCAGCAGAATTATTGAAAACCAAAAGAGTGATTGGTTGTCATTTTGATACTTTCGAGCCGATAAAAATTAATCACGATTCGGCAAAACAATTGTTTACAGAGAGAAATATTGAGTTTTCGATTCCAGAATTGGGAGAAGAATTTAAAGTATAA
- a CDS encoding DUF4199 domain-containing protein, translating to MSKNVYTFGFLIFIATMLVFFGVYFFGYNTNYFNTSMLLNAFLMPALYTLGAYFSVSTYKKEVKEIGFRDAFGRAFKPMFIGGFLSMFSIFAFLNYVDTDAKDLLNHQYVERQKTELDNEYNKAKQILAKKEDKEELDKKYQERLQSFAPELVKDKDMFTFRNFTYFFAAVLVFYTILSTFFGTFFRNKTLE from the coding sequence ATGAGTAAAAACGTTTATACATTTGGTTTTCTGATATTTATCGCGACCATGTTAGTGTTCTTTGGAGTGTATTTTTTTGGTTATAATACCAATTATTTTAACACGAGTATGCTTCTTAATGCATTTTTAATGCCTGCGCTTTATACTTTAGGTGCTTATTTTTCGGTGTCAACTTACAAAAAAGAAGTAAAAGAAATAGGATTTAGAGATGCTTTTGGTAGAGCTTTTAAACCGATGTTTATTGGTGGTTTTCTTTCTATGTTCAGCATTTTTGCATTTCTGAATTATGTAGATACAGATGCTAAAGATTTATTGAATCACCAATATGTTGAGCGTCAAAAAACAGAGCTTGACAATGAATATAATAAGGCAAAACAAATTTTAGCTAAAAAAGAAGACAAAGAAGAACTGGATAAAAAATATCAAGAAAGATTGCAAAGTTTTGCGCCAGAATTGGTAAAAGATAAAGATATGTTTACCTTCAGAAACTTCACGTATTTTTTCGCTGCAGTTTTGGTATTTTATACCATTCTGTCTACATTCTTCGGAACTTTCTTTAGAAATAAAACTTTAGAATAA
- a CDS encoding glycosyltransferase family 2 protein, producing MNLSVVVPLLNEEESLHELYARINKVCQENQLSYEIWFVDDGSTDSSWQIIENLSKENHHVHGIKFSRNYGKSQALHAAFEKVQGDVVITMDADLQDFPEEIPELYNKIAVEKYDLVSGWKKKRFDNVMTKNLPSKLFNSAARNLSGVELHDFNCGLKAYRKQVVKSVDVYGDLHRWIPVLVANAGFKKITEKPVQHQARPYGTSKFGTERFIRGFLDLITLWFVSKFGGRPMHFFGAVGTLMFIFGFFSAFWLGATKLIDVYYYHVYGNLIAENPWFYIALTMMLMGTLLFVAGFLGELIIRQSRGHKNYHIEEVI from the coding sequence ATGAATTTATCCGTTGTAGTTCCTTTATTAAACGAAGAAGAATCTTTGCACGAACTTTATGCAAGAATAAATAAAGTGTGCCAAGAAAACCAATTGTCTTACGAAATTTGGTTCGTAGATGATGGAAGTACAGATTCTTCGTGGCAAATTATAGAAAATTTATCCAAAGAAAATCATCATGTTCACGGCATTAAATTTTCTAGAAATTATGGGAAATCTCAAGCGTTACATGCCGCTTTTGAAAAAGTTCAAGGCGATGTAGTGATTACAATGGATGCAGATTTGCAAGATTTTCCAGAAGAAATTCCTGAATTATACAACAAAATTGCAGTCGAAAAATACGACTTGGTTTCTGGTTGGAAGAAAAAACGTTTTGACAATGTGATGACCAAAAATCTTCCGTCAAAATTGTTCAATTCTGCGGCAAGAAATCTTTCTGGAGTAGAATTACACGATTTTAACTGTGGTCTGAAAGCGTATAGAAAACAAGTGGTAAAATCGGTAGATGTTTATGGCGATTTACACCGATGGATTCCTGTTTTGGTAGCCAATGCAGGTTTTAAAAAAATTACCGAAAAACCAGTTCAGCACCAAGCAAGACCTTACGGAACTTCTAAATTTGGTACCGAAAGATTTATCCGAGGTTTTCTGGATTTAATTACGCTTTGGTTCGTAAGCAAATTCGGAGGAAGACCAATGCACTTCTTCGGAGCAGTAGGAACTTTAATGTTTATTTTCGGTTTTTTCTCAGCATTTTGGTTGGGTGCAACCAAATTAATTGACGTGTATTATTATCACGTTTATGGTAATTTAATCGCCGAAAATCCTTGGTTTTACATAGCATTAACCATGATGTTGATGGGAACATTACTGTTTGTAGCAGGATTTTTAGGAGAACTCATTATCAGACAAAGTAGAGGTCATAAGAATTACCATATTGAAGAGGTAATTTAA
- a CDS encoding GIN domain-containing protein, producing the protein MKNITKLFLYLNLCLTLLACSKISPKGEIEVKDVTVENFTKLNLKGDFKVFFAKGNQNLVSVETYPNVYKNLDIAVENGILTIEENRKTDQVDFYNITIFGKNDLNEVSLSDKVEMNVSGQVKTPEFLLYLKGNSKFMGAVIAPKSKIEMAEKSNANILGETKNLNLKLSDSASIMAPYFYVENLELNAKNNASAGLNIDNEMKGTLENTSKLIFYGEPLNKLTKKDKASVENRKLK; encoded by the coding sequence ATGAAAAATATCACAAAACTTTTCCTTTACCTAAACCTTTGCCTTACTCTTTTGGCTTGCTCTAAAATTTCTCCAAAAGGGGAAATAGAAGTGAAAGATGTAACCGTAGAAAATTTCACTAAATTGAATCTTAAAGGAGATTTCAAAGTGTTTTTTGCGAAAGGAAATCAGAATTTGGTAAGCGTAGAAACCTATCCTAATGTCTACAAAAATCTAGATATAGCAGTAGAAAACGGAATTTTAACCATCGAAGAAAATCGAAAAACAGACCAAGTAGATTTTTACAATATCACTATTTTTGGTAAAAACGATTTAAATGAGGTTTCGCTTTCTGATAAAGTAGAAATGAATGTTTCTGGACAGGTAAAAACGCCAGAATTTTTACTTTATCTAAAAGGAAATTCTAAATTTATGGGAGCGGTAATTGCACCAAAAAGCAAAATAGAAATGGCAGAGAAATCTAATGCAAACATTCTTGGAGAAACCAAAAATTTGAATTTAAAATTATCAGATTCAGCAAGTATTATGGCGCCGTATTTTTATGTGGAAAATTTAGAATTAAATGCTAAAAATAACGCTTCGGCAGGATTAAATATTGATAATGAAATGAAAGGAACGCTAGAAAATACCTCAAAACTCATTTTCTACGGAGAACCGCTCAATAAATTAACAAAAAAAGACAAAGCTTCTGTGGAAAACAGAAAATTGAAATAA
- a CDS encoding phospho-sugar mutase, whose product MTTLEKAKLWLSDTFDAETRATVQNWIDTNSPELEDSFYRELEFGTGGMRGIMGVGTNRLNKYTLGQATQGLANYLHQQFPNQEIKVAIAYDVRNNSKEFGKMCADVLTANGIKVLLFKEHRPTPELSFTVRDKKCNAGIVLTASHNPPEYNGYKVYWNDGAQVVPPNDENIIKEVYATKFDEIKFNGNDDLIEWIGEEQDDVYIDTCMENSLYQNIGRDNVNIVFTSIHGTTYTTIPKALAKAGFTKVDLVKEQMIPSGNFPTVESPNPEEPAALTMAVDLANITNGDIVIGCDPDGDRLGIAVRNLDGEIQLLNGNQTNMILTYYILDQWKKAGKITGKEFIGSTIVTSDCFFDVAEKFGVDCKVGLTGFKWIGKMIRDVEGQEKFICGGEESFGFMTGDFVRDKDSCGSILLACEIAAVCKAQGKTMYQYMIDIYKEIGMYQEGLVNVVRKGRTGAEEIAQMMVDFRENPVKELAGSKVLEVKDFQEQTCLNVITGERKVMNDIPKSNVLIYYTEDGTKVCIRPSGTEPKIKFYFSVKDKIENEADFKAKQASLEQKINEVKKDLKL is encoded by the coding sequence ATGACAACTTTGGAAAAAGCAAAACTTTGGTTATCAGATACTTTTGATGCAGAAACCAGAGCAACAGTTCAGAATTGGATTGATACCAATTCTCCAGAATTAGAAGACAGTTTTTACAGAGAATTAGAATTCGGGACTGGCGGAATGCGAGGAATTATGGGAGTAGGAACCAATCGTCTCAATAAATATACATTGGGTCAAGCTACTCAAGGTTTGGCAAATTATCTTCATCAGCAATTTCCTAATCAGGAAATAAAAGTGGCGATTGCTTATGACGTGAGAAATAATTCTAAGGAATTTGGAAAAATGTGTGCCGATGTTTTAACTGCAAACGGAATTAAAGTGTTGCTTTTCAAAGAACACAGACCAACTCCAGAACTTTCTTTCACAGTTCGTGACAAGAAATGTAATGCAGGAATCGTTTTGACGGCTTCTCACAATCCGCCAGAATACAACGGTTACAAAGTATATTGGAATGATGGAGCGCAAGTAGTTCCACCAAATGACGAAAACATCATCAAAGAAGTTTATGCTACAAAATTCGACGAAATTAAATTTAACGGAAATGATGATTTAATCGAATGGATTGGCGAAGAGCAAGATGATGTGTACATCGATACTTGTATGGAAAATTCATTGTACCAAAACATTGGAAGAGATAATGTAAACATCGTTTTCACTTCTATTCACGGTACTACTTATACTACGATTCCTAAAGCTTTAGCAAAAGCAGGTTTCACCAAAGTAGATTTGGTAAAAGAACAAATGATTCCTTCTGGAAATTTCCCAACGGTAGAATCTCCGAATCCTGAAGAACCTGCTGCATTAACAATGGCAGTAGATTTAGCAAATATTACCAATGGCGATATTGTTATCGGTTGTGATCCAGATGGCGACAGATTAGGAATTGCGGTTAGAAATCTAGATGGCGAAATTCAGTTATTGAATGGTAACCAAACCAATATGATTTTAACGTATTACATTCTTGACCAATGGAAAAAAGCTGGTAAAATTACAGGAAAAGAGTTCATCGGTTCTACGATTGTAACTTCTGACTGTTTCTTTGATGTAGCTGAAAAATTCGGAGTAGATTGCAAAGTAGGATTAACTGGTTTCAAATGGATTGGTAAAATGATTCGTGATGTAGAAGGTCAAGAAAAATTCATTTGCGGTGGCGAAGAATCTTTCGGATTTATGACGGGAGATTTCGTGAGAGATAAAGACAGTTGTGGTTCTATTTTATTAGCTTGTGAAATTGCAGCTGTTTGCAAAGCACAAGGAAAAACCATGTATCAGTACATGATTGATATTTACAAAGAAATTGGTATGTATCAAGAAGGTTTGGTAAACGTGGTAAGAAAAGGAAGAACTGGTGCCGAAGAAATTGCTCAAATGATGGTAGATTTCAGAGAAAATCCTGTAAAAGAATTGGCAGGTTCTAAAGTTCTAGAAGTGAAAGATTTCCAAGAACAAACTTGTCTTAATGTAATTACAGGAGAGAGAAAAGTAATGAATGATATTCCGAAATCTAATGTGTTAATCTATTACACAGAAGACGGAACTAAAGTTTGTATCAGACCTTCAGGAACCGAGCCGAAGATTAAATTCTATTTTTCTGTGAAAGATAAAATTGAAAACGAAGCAGATTTCAAAGCTAAACAAGCTTCTCTAGAACAAAAAATCAATGAAGTAAAAAAAGATTTAAAACTATAA